The genomic DNA CAAGTGGAGTGCACCCGCTTGCCGTTTCAATTTTCAGTTGATTCTGTTACAACATACGTTTATCAATTTAAGAAGTGATCCTCCGAAATTCCTAATGAAGATAAAATAAGAGATAAACAAAAGAATGTGTTACAACCTTGGCATGTTAGTAACGAAATTGATAACTCTCTTTTACATAATAAAAAGACTGGGTTTGATGCATTTGTATTTGAAAGAGGTGTAGATGGTAAAAAGCAAGTAGTAGCATTTAGGGGGAGGGACATAAGGTGACGCTCTTTTTGGAGAAGGTATCTCAGAACTCACTACAGATATTGATTATATATGGGGGTAAATAAGTTGAAAAACATTGAAGTTCTAAATACATACATTGAAGGGATTTCTGATGCTCTCCCTACGTGGTTAAAGCATCTAATCGAGGCAGAGGAGATACATCAAAACTATGAGAATGTACAAGTACTTGGTGCATTAAAAACAGATGCGGTGTTGTACTATGTACACCGTACGCTGCAAGTGTTAGATGGGTTGCCTTTAGATGAAGAAGCGTATCGTATTATTGAAAGGGTACTAACGTATAGTGAGCTTGCAAAGGTAGGATCTTTAAAACAGCGGGAGCAATGGAAGAAAAGCGGGATTAATCTATTGGTACATAACGAGGGTTCTGCTGATATCTTTAGTGATATTCAGTTTAACGAACGTATAGAGACAAATTTAAACTCTACTGAGTGTTTGTTTGTTCGAGATTTAATTAGAACACATGGATTAATCGGGCAGTATATACGCGGGGAGGCTCGTTTGGGCTCTCATGTTGATTTGATTAACACGTATAAAGAAGAGTACGGGGACGTTAGGTTAAAAGAGATTCTATACTATCTTAACCAATGTATTATTGAGGGCGTATCAAAATCCTTGTGGAGTGAAGTAAAGAACGATGTGAAGATTACAATTGATGGTCTATTTGATGGTTATGTGGAGCCATTTACTTCTCGCATACATAGACTCACGCCAAAACATAAGGAGTCAGCATTTGAAAAAGATATAATTATGGGGAGCGAGAAGGGTGACGTTCAAACATTCTTATCCGATAAGGATTTGTGGTATGTAGAACCGTCTATGCATGCTCTTAGCTTTGAGGATATTTGGACAGTTTTTGTTATGTTAAAGAACGAGATAGGCACTAGAAAGGTTCAGCATATACATTTCGAGAAATTGATGCAGCAGTTGCACTATGATTTCAAAGGCGAGAAAAAGGACAACGTGTATCGTAAGCGGGTTATTGAGAAGTATCTACGGGAGTACCGTGAGAACGAGAAGCCGAATACAACACATGTTTCTTTTGAGGTTAAAGTCGATGAAGATATGAAGACTGCGTATGTGTCGTTTCAGTTTTCTGCTGTAGGTGAGGCTTTAATTACCTTCTGTGTAGAGGCAGAAAAGATAGATATGATGCATGCTCGGGCAAATGTGCTGCTGTTTGATTTCTTCGGGTTACGTAAGGATGCATATGATAGATTCCATAACGAAGAAGTGTATCTGGAGCATATGAATAGCTCAGCTGATGATAAACGAATTATTCTTGATTATATAAAGGGAGATACGATTGTAGATGTCGGAGCCGGTGGTGGTGTCATGTTAGACATGATCGAAGAAGAGAACGAGGATAAACGAATCTACGGTATCGATATTTCCGAAAACGTGATTGATACGTTGAAAAAGAAGAAGCAGAACGAGGGGCGTTCTTGGGACGTCATTAAAGGGGATGCAATCAACTTACGCAGCTCGTTTGAAAAAGAATCGGTTGATACGATTGTATATTCTTCTATCCTTCATGAGCTGTTCTCTTATATCGAGTATGAAGGTAAGAAATTCAATCATGAAGTAATTAAAAAAGGGCTGCAGAGTGCCTATGAGGTGTTAAAGCCAGGAGGTCGTATTATCATTCGTGATGGCATCATGACCGAAGATAAAAGGTTAATGCGGGTGATTCGTTTTAAAGATGCAGGCGGAATGAAGTTCTTAGAGCAGTATGTCCAAGAATTTAAGGGGCGTATAATCCATTATGAGGTACTTGCAGACAATACAGTCAAAATGTCTGTTAATGATGCAATGGAGTTTTTATATACGTATACTTGGGGCGAGGACTCCTTCGTTCATGAAGTGCAGGAGCAGTTTGGAATCTTTACGCCAAACGACTATAAGGATTTCGTAAAGGGGATTTTTGGAGATAGAGTAAACATTGTTCAAGCTATGAACTATTTGCAGGATGGATATACAAATCATCTTAGCGAGAAAATCGATTTTACAGATGAGTCTGGGAATGCGGTTGCGTTACCAGATAGTACGTTCTTTATGGTTTTAGAAAAGAGGTAATGCTGTTGAAAACCTTTAAAAATACAATTTTAAAAAACTTAATTTAAATTTGATGTGTTGAAGAAAGCCGCGATGTTTATAAAAAGTTGTGTAGTTTTACCCCTTTAGATAATTTAGTCTAAAGGGGTATTTATATTGAAAAAAGAGATTCTGTAATTGTTGAAGAGGAAGGTAGAGACATTAGATCAACAACAGGGTAGGAAGAGTATGATATGTGATGCATCTCACACCATAAATACATATATAACTTTACAATTAGAATATCAATTGATGGGAGGGTTAATCTTGATGAATCGTGATTTTAATAAAAATCCATTTATTGTAATATGGGAGTTGACAAGAGCATGTCAATTAAAATGTCTGCATTGTCGTGCAGAAGCACAGTATCATCGTCATCCTCTAGAGCTAACATTCGGAGAAGGAAAAAAACTAATCGATGATATATATGAAATGGAAAATCCAATGCTTGTATTTACTGGTGGAGATCCATTAATGCGTCCAGATGTATATGATATTGCGGAATATGCAGTGAAAAAAGGTGTTCGAGTATCTATGACGCCAAGTGCTACTCCGAACGTTACGAAAGAAACGATTCAAAAAGCAAAAGAAGTAGGACTTGCTAGATGGGCATTTAGTTTAGATGGAACAACAGCTGAAATACACGATCATTTTAGAGGGACAGAAGGCTCATTTCAATTAACGATGAATGCGATTCGTTATTTGCATGAATTAAAAATTCCTATTCAAATTAATACTGTTGTTTCTAATTATAATGTGGATGTACTTGAAGAGATGGCAATGTTAATAGAAGAATTAGAATGTGTACTTTGGAGTATATTTTTCTTAGTTCCAACAGGGCGAGGTAAGGAAAAAGATATGATTTCACCAGCCCAACATGAAAGGGTATTCCATTGGCTATATCAGCTTAGTAAAAAGGTTTCTTTTGATATTAAAACAACAGCTGGTCAGCACTATAGACGTGTTGTGATTCAAGAAAAAATGAAAGAACATAAAAAGGAAAATCAGGTCATTCAATATCAGGATGTATTGATGAATGGGACGACTGGGCGAGTTGATGGGCTTGGGCGTGCTCCAAAAGGGGTGAATGATGGAAACGGTTTTGTATTTATTTCTCATATTGGAGATGTATATCCAAGTGGGTTATTGCCGATTAAAACCGGGAATATCAGAACAACATCGCTAGCTGAAATCTATCGAAACTCCCCTGTTTTTCAAAATATTCGTAATCCTGACAAGTATAAGGGGAAGTGTGGTGTTTGTGAGTTTCGATATGTTTGTGGGGGATCTCGTTCTAGAGCATATGCAATGACGGGGGATTACATGGAAAGCGAACCTTTCTGCGTATACATTCCAAAAGCATTGCGAAAACAGAAAAAGAACGTAAAAAAGGGACATGAGTAAGAGCTTGCTCATATCCCTTTTTTAATGTCTTATAATGTATAGTACTTCGCATCCTTCATTAAAAATTTACTACCTATATCTGTTGTTCTGAAGCAAGTTTTTTACACATGAATTCTATTAAACCGATTTTAATAAAGAATAATAATTTGTGTCATAGGGGATATCATCTTGATACATATAATTTTTTAGAACTCCTTCTTTTTCAAAACCTAATTTTAATAGAACTTTATTGGAAGCCTCATTTTCAAGAAATACAATGGCCCCGATACGCTTTAAATGAATGGTATGGAAACCGTATGATATAACCTCAGAAACAGCTTCAGTCGCATATCCTTTTCCCCAGTATTCAGGGAAAAAGGCATAACTTAAATTAGCTCGTTTATGCTCGGAAGACCAATCATGAAATCCGATTGTTCCAATGAGTTCTTTCTTATCTTTTAATTCGATTCCCCACTTTATACCGCTCCTTGCATGGTAACTCAACTTAAAGTTATGAATGACTTGTTTCACTTGATCAACATCCTGTAATGGTTTTTGGCCATAGTAGCGCAGTACATCAGTATTAGAAAAGCATTGTAGTATACTCGGTGCATCTTCTTCGGTAAGTTCTCGTAAAATGAGTCGGTCGGTTTTCAATATAGGAAACATACTTTCACTCCATTTCTTCTGAAACTAGAATGTGTTGTTATTATATAATTTAGTCTGAAAATAAAGATTATTCAAGAGGGAAGTATGGTTTTGATATATGATAAAATTGATTGTGGAATAAATTACAAAAAGAGGTTTACATATGGAGACATACTCAATTTTAATTGTAGATGATAATAAAGATATTGTTCGATTTGT from Bacillus basilensis includes the following:
- a CDS encoding class I SAM-dependent methyltransferase, which codes for MGVNKLKNIEVLNTYIEGISDALPTWLKHLIEAEEIHQNYENVQVLGALKTDAVLYYVHRTLQVLDGLPLDEEAYRIIERVLTYSELAKVGSLKQREQWKKSGINLLVHNEGSADIFSDIQFNERIETNLNSTECLFVRDLIRTHGLIGQYIRGEARLGSHVDLINTYKEEYGDVRLKEILYYLNQCIIEGVSKSLWSEVKNDVKITIDGLFDGYVEPFTSRIHRLTPKHKESAFEKDIIMGSEKGDVQTFLSDKDLWYVEPSMHALSFEDIWTVFVMLKNEIGTRKVQHIHFEKLMQQLHYDFKGEKKDNVYRKRVIEKYLREYRENEKPNTTHVSFEVKVDEDMKTAYVSFQFSAVGEALITFCVEAEKIDMMHARANVLLFDFFGLRKDAYDRFHNEEVYLEHMNSSADDKRIILDYIKGDTIVDVGAGGGVMLDMIEEENEDKRIYGIDISENVIDTLKKKKQNEGRSWDVIKGDAINLRSSFEKESVDTIVYSSILHELFSYIEYEGKKFNHEVIKKGLQSAYEVLKPGGRIIIRDGIMTEDKRLMRVIRFKDAGGMKFLEQYVQEFKGRIIHYEVLADNTVKMSVNDAMEFLYTYTWGEDSFVHEVQEQFGIFTPNDYKDFVKGIFGDRVNIVQAMNYLQDGYTNHLSEKIDFTDESGNAVALPDSTFFMVLEKR
- a CDS encoding TIGR04053 family radical SAM/SPASM domain-containing protein, which produces MNRDFNKNPFIVIWELTRACQLKCLHCRAEAQYHRHPLELTFGEGKKLIDDIYEMENPMLVFTGGDPLMRPDVYDIAEYAVKKGVRVSMTPSATPNVTKETIQKAKEVGLARWAFSLDGTTAEIHDHFRGTEGSFQLTMNAIRYLHELKIPIQINTVVSNYNVDVLEEMAMLIEELECVLWSIFFLVPTGRGKEKDMISPAQHERVFHWLYQLSKKVSFDIKTTAGQHYRRVVIQEKMKEHKKENQVIQYQDVLMNGTTGRVDGLGRAPKGVNDGNGFVFISHIGDVYPSGLLPIKTGNIRTTSLAEIYRNSPVFQNIRNPDKYKGKCGVCEFRYVCGGSRSRAYAMTGDYMESEPFCVYIPKALRKQKKNVKKGHE
- a CDS encoding GNAT family N-acetyltransferase — protein: MFPILKTDRLILRELTEEDAPSILQCFSNTDVLRYYGQKPLQDVDQVKQVIHNFKLSYHARSGIKWGIELKDKKELIGTIGFHDWSSEHKRANLSYAFFPEYWGKGYATEAVSEVISYGFHTIHLKRIGAIVFLENEASNKVLLKLGFEKEGVLKNYMYQDDIPYDTNYYSLLKSV